One genomic segment of Salarias fasciatus chromosome 8, fSalaFa1.1, whole genome shotgun sequence includes these proteins:
- the abca5 gene encoding LOW QUALITY PROTEIN: cholesterol transporter ABCA5 (The sequence of the model RefSeq protein was modified relative to this genomic sequence to represent the inferred CDS: inserted 1 base in 1 codon) translates to MYFIPEARISETTSRPYIIHMRNAGSMQPAYRRDAGVWHQTRSLLYKNVLIKWRTKQQSLQELILPLLLLSLLILISTLNPHVYYGGISTTELEHDSHFFKGLGYTPITNITNHIMEMVAQEMHMQDRLDMFASEEDLENASLYEPSSYVGVVFLDSSASSYRLRFPYNQLPLPSDYTESIANCFTSSVNCRAANYWYSGFIRLQSLIDAAIIQMQTKRSVWSEMDLNVVMMGQPGSVEVQKFPHALISIYLVLAFTPFVTFLIVNVAAEKEHRLKDTMTMMGLYDTAFWLSWGLLYAALVTTMSILMAIIATYTALFPNSDFFVIFFLIFLYGISSIFFSFMLTPLFKKPKFASTVGSMLTVVFGCLSLFTVLMKDFPQPLVWLLCLLSPSAFSIGIAQVVYLEAQGDGAVFSSLANGPHPLYVPLLMLVLDCILYLLLAIYLDQVLPGEFGMRRSLVYFLKPSYWSKRRKRYVEVSSVYDAEANGAPGGDESVEPVSPEFRGKEAIRINNIRKVYKEKDNVVEALRGLTFDIYEGQITALLGHSGAGKSTLMNILCGICPPTQGSATIYGTPVAEIADASEMKQLVGICPQFNIIFDVLTVEEHLQIFAAIKGIRPADIDTEVSKVLKDLDLEKIMMAQAKNLSGGQKRKLSVGIAILGDPKILLLDEPTAGMDPCSRHQVWSLLKNRRAGRVTVLSTHYMDEADILADRKAVISKGQLKCVGSSLYLKTKCGVGYHLRMSISERCDAENISSLVQRHVPKAKLSRQHEAELTFTLPFESMDTFPDLFSELDSQPQLGVVNYGVSMTTLEDVFLRLEAEAEVDQADYSVFNREQAEDDGDCVSLDDTDQRLLTFSDSKSDVVSGHALWRQQFSTVAWLHMLNMRRERKAFIYTLALFLVFVAAVLVLSLVTGNIQIHSPDRQFLPIYLLRRNQAPRRYATSLLVQNSSGSDISDFIHNLESQDIKVEVMKHSDYMSAAPHSAAINVTGSSKGFRYSVAFNSTTVHSLPMAVNILSNALLRGLNGSGHIRTWTKPFDYQIPDATSYALVYIEAIILGMLAAGMPAYFAMDHTRDREIKCRSTLRISGLVPSAYWCGQAAVDIPFYYLILSCMTVILFSFHTGNLLTSSNLTAVVLCTVGFGPAMILFTYVFSFGFARVQSNRDFFSVISMMVCVVSATVVQLSFVNDNPDLTRNLHNILCFFNPLYPLMGCLNCITKATFLPSLYEENFFWKNLLIAVVAPYLQCILLLFLLRWLEIHYGGRTMKTDQFCRISSKAKPRTERNPEEGLNEDEDVQMEKARVKEALSCQSCEEKAVVVVSNLKKQYKGRREGFSFSKKSKVATKNVSFCVRKGEVLGLLGPNGAGKSTIMHMLAGDTDPTAGQVLMGDYSTELRLVDNPLEHVGYCPQVNPLWPRITLQEHLEIYAAIKGLKGQDVPGIIKRVVNALELKXHVNKQAKSLSAGLKRKLCFALSMIGNPQIVLLDEPSSGMDPKSKQRMWRAIRAAFKNRQRGAVLTTHYMEEAEAVCDRVAIMVSGQLRCIGSIQHLKGKYGRGYSLEVKLREELTGLQQVALLHKEILRIFPHAARQESFATLMVYKIPMEDVKSLARAFSQLESAKQTFNFEEYNFSQSTLEQVFMEFAKEQESEEDEVGSLSTTFQWRRLRQDGPASSHAHPDGSVVHQL, encoded by the exons ATGTATTTCATAC CTGAGGCCCGGATCAGCGAGACGACCTCTCGTCCGTACATCATCCACATGAGGAATGCTGGGAGCATGCAGCCCGCGTACAGACGAGATGCTGGAGTGTGGCACCAGACCAGAAGTCTCCTCTACAAGAATGTGCTCATCAAGTGGAGGACCAAGCAGCAGAGCCTGCAG GAACTGATCTTACCCCTGCTCCTGTTGAGCCTCCTGATCCTCATCAGCACCCTCAATCCTCACGTCTACTATGGAGGCATCAGCACCACGGAGCTGGAGCACGACAGCCACTTCTTCAAAGGCCTGGGATACACGCCCATCACCAACATCACCAACCACATCATGGAGATGGTCGCTCAGGAGATGC ATATGCAGGATCGCCTGGACATGTTCGCCAGCGAGGAGGATCTGGAGAACGCCAGCCTGTACGAGCCGTCCAGCTACGTTGGCGTGGTTTTCCTGGACAGCTCGGCCTCGTCCTACAGACTCCGCTTCCCCTACAACCAGCTGCCGCTGCCCAGCGATTACACAGAGTCCATCG CAAACTGTTTTACCAGCTCGGTGAACTGCAGAGCGGCTAATTACTGGTACTCTGGCTTCATTCGCCTACAGTCTCTGATCGACGCCGCCATCATCCAG ATGCAGACGAAGCGCTCGGTGTGGAGCGAGATGGACCTGAACGTGGTGATGATGGGCCAGCCCGGCTCCGTGGAGGTGCAGAAGTTCCCCCACGCCCTCATCTCCATCTACCTGGTCCTGGCCTTCACGCCCTTCGTCACCTTCCTCATCGTCAACGTGGCGGCCGAGAAGGAGCACCGGCTGAAAGACACCATGACCATGATGGGGCTGTACGACACCGCCTTCTG GTTGTCGTGGGGCCTCCTGTACGCTGCTCTGGTGACCACCATGTCCATCCTGATGGCCATCATCGCGACCTACACCGCTCTGTTTCCAAACAGCGACTTCTTCGTCAtcttcttcctcatcttcctctaCGGAATATCATCT atcttcttctccttcatgcTGACTCCGCTCTTCAAGAAGCCCAAGTTTGCCAGCACGGTGGGCTCCATGCTGACGGTGGTGTTCGGCTGCCTGTCGCTCTTCACCGTGCTCATGAAGGACTTCCCCCAGCCGCTGGTGTGGCTGCTCTGCCTGCTCTCGCCCAGCGCCTTCTCCATCGGCATCGCTCAG gtggtgtaTCTGGAGGCGCAGGGAGACGGAGCTGTGTTTTCCTCGTTAGCCAACGGGCCTCACCCTCTGTACGTCCCGCTGCTCATGCTGGTCCTGGACTGCATCCTCTACCTCCTGCTGGCGATctacctggaccaggtcctgcCCG GCGAGTTTGGGATGAGGCGGTCCTTGGTTTACTTCCTGAAGCCGTCCTACTGGTCCAAACGCAGGAAGCGGTACGTGGAAGTGAGCTCGGTGTACGACGCCGAGGCGAACGGCGCTCCAGGCGGGGACGAGTCCGTGGAGCCCGTTTCCCCCGAGTTCAGAGGCAAAGAGGCGATCCG catcaacaacatcagGAAGGTGTACAAAGAGAAGGACAACGTGGTGGAGGCTCTCAGAG GCTTGACCTTTGACATCTATGAGGGTCAGATCACGGCGCTGCTGGGACACAGCGGTGCCGGGAAGTCCACACTGATGAACATCCTGTGCGGGATCTGCCCCCCCACCCAGGGCTCGGCCACCATCTACGGGACGCCCGTGGCGGAGATCGCGGACGCGTCAGAGATGAAGCAGCTGGTGGGAATCTGCCCGCAGTTCAACATCATCTTTGACGTGCTGACGGTGGAGGAACACCTCCAGATATTCGCCGCCATTAAAGGAATCCGGCCTGCAGACATCGACACTGAG GTTTCCAAAGTGCTGaaggatctggacctggagaagATCATGATGGCTCAGGCCAAGAATCTGAGCGGAGGCCAGAAGAGGAAGCTCTCCGTGGGCATCGCCATCCTGGGAGACCCCAAG atcctcctcctggacgAGCCCACCGCAGGCATGGACCCCTGCTCCCGGCACCAGGTCTGGTCTCTGCTGAAGAACCGCCGTGCCGGCAGAGTCACCGTGCTCAGCACACACTACATGGACGAGGCTGACATCCTtgctg aTCGTAAAGCTGTGATCTCTAAAGGACAGCTCAAGTGTGTCGGCTCCTCGCTGTACCTCAAAACGAAATGTGGCGTTGGATATCATCTCAG AATGTCCATCAGTGAGAGGTGTGACGCCGAGAACATCTCCTCGCTGGTCCAGCGGCACGTCCCCAAAGCAAAGCTGTCTCGACAGCACGAGGCTGAGCTCACCTTCACGCTGCCTTTCGAGAGCATGGACACCTTCCCGG ATTTGTTCTCCGAGCTCGACTCTCAGCCACAGCTGGGTGTCGTCAACTACggcgtttccatgacgacgctGGAGGATGTTTTCCTCCGTCTGGAGGCCGAAGCTGAAGTTGATCAAGCTG ACTACAGCGTGTTCAATcgggagcaggcggaggacgacGGCGACTGCGTCTCCCTGGACGACACGGACCAGCGGCTGCTCACCTTCTCGGACAGCAAGTCGGACGTGGTGTCGGGCCACGCCCTGTGGAGGCAGCAGTTCAGCACCGTGGCCTGGCTGCACATGCTCAACATGCGGCGCGAGCGGAAGGCCTTCATTTACAC tctggCCCTGTTCCTGGTCTTTGTGGCCGCGGTGCTGGTCTTGTCTCTGGTCACAGGAAACATCCAGATTCACTCCCCAGATCGTCAGTTTTTACCCATCTACCTCCTGAGGAGGAACCAGGCGCCCCGGAGGTACGCCACCAGCCTTCTGGTCCAGAACTCCTCAG GCTCAGATATTTCTGATTTCATCCACAACCTGGAATCTCAGGATATCAAAGTGGAGGTGATGAAACACAGCGACTACatgtctgcagctcctcacagcGCCGCCATCAACGTCACAGGATCCAGCAAG GGTTTCAGGTACAGTGTTGCGTTCAACAGCACCACGGTTCACTCGCTGCCCATGGCTGTTAACATCCTGAGCAACGCTCTGCTGAGGGGACTGAACGGCTCGGGGCACATCCGAACGTGGACCAAACCGTTTGATTAT CAAATCCCTGATGCCACGTCCTACGCTCTGGTGTACATCGAGGCCATCATCCTGGGGATGCTGGCAGCAGGGATGCCTGCTTATTTTGCGATGGACCACACTCGAGACCGAGAG ATCAAGTGTCGCTCCACGCTGCGTATCTCCGGTCTGGTGCCGTCTGCGTACTGGTGCGGCCAGGCGGCGGTGGACATCCCCTTCTACTACCTCATCCTGTCCTGCATGACCGTCATCCTCTTCTCCTTCCACACCGGGAACCTGCTCACCTCCAGCAACCTCACCGCTGTG GTCCTCTGCACGGTCGGCTTCGGTCCCGCCATGATCCTCTTCACCTACGTGTTTTCTTTCGGCTTCGCTCGAGTCCAAAGCAACAGGGATTTCTTCTCCGTCATCTCCATGATG GTGTGCGTGGTGTCGGCCACAGTGGTTCAGCTGTCGTTTGTGAACGACAACCCCGACCTGACCAGGAACCTGCACAACATCCTGTGCTTCTTCAACCCGCTGTACCCGCTCATGGGCTGCCTCAACTGCATCACCAAG gccactttccttccttctctctACGAGGAGAACTTCTTCTGGAAGAACCTGCTGATTGCAGTTGTCGCC CCTTACCTGCAgtgcatcctgctgctgttcctgctccGCTGGCTGGAGATCCACTACGGAGGGAGGACCATGAAAACCGATCAGTTCTGCAG GATCTCGTCCAAAGCGAAGCCCCGGACGGAGAGGAACCCGGAGGAGGGCCTGAACGAGGACGAGGACGTCCAGATGGAGAAGGCCCGAGTGAAGGAGGCGCTCAGCTGTCAGTCCTGCGAGGAG AAAGCCGTGGTGGTGGTGAGCAACCTGAAGAAGCAGTACAAGGGACGGAGGGAAGGTTTCTCCTTCAGCAAGAAGAGCAAAGTGGCCACGAAGAACGTCTCCTTCTGCGTCCGGAAAG GGGAAGTTCTGGGGCTGCTGGGTCCGAACGGAGCAGGGAAAAGCACCATCATGCACATGCTGGCCGGTGACACGGATCCCACTGCAGGACAG GTGCTGATGGGAGACTACAGCACCGAGCTCCGTCTGGTGGACAACCCTCTGGAGCACGTGGGCTACTGTCCTCAGGTGAACCCCCTGTGGCCCCGCATCACCCTGCAGGAGCACCTGGAGATCTACGCCGCCATCAAGGGGCTGAAAGGACAGGATGTCCCCGGCATCATCAAAcg tgtggTGAACGCTCTGGAGCTGA ACCACGTCAACAAACAGGCCAAGAGTCTGTCGGCAGGACTCAAACGGAAG TTGTGCTTTGCACTGAGTATGATCGGGAATCCTCAGATCGTCTTATTGGACGAGCCGTCGTCAGGAATGGATCCCAAATCCAAACAGCGCATGTG gcGGGCCATCCGTGCTGCGTTCAAGAACCGCCAGCGTGGCGCCGTCCTCACCACGCACTAcatggaggaggcggaggccgTGTGCGACCGCGTGGCCATCATGGTGTCCGGACAGCTGAG GTGTATCGGCTCCATCCAGCACCTGAAGGGGAAGTACGGCCGAGGCTACAGCCTGGAGGTGAagctgagggaggagctgacggggctccagcaggtggcgctgctgcaCAAGGAGATCCTGCGGATCTTCCCTCACGCTGCCCGGCAGGAGAG CTTCGCCACTCTGATGGTTTATAAAATCCCCATGGAGGACGTGAAGTCGCTGGCCAGAGCTTTCTCTCAGCTGGAGAGCG CAAAGCAAACCTTTAACTTTGAAGAGTACAACTTCTCCCAGTCCACGTTAGAGCAG GTGTTCATGGAGTTTGCGAAGGAgcaggagagcgaggaggacgaggtggGCTCGCTCAGCACCACCTTCCAGTGGCGGCGGCTGCGGCAGGACGGCCCGGCGTCGTCGCACGCCCACCCGGACGGCAGCGTCGTGCACCagctctga